Proteins from a genomic interval of Puniceicoccaceae bacterium:
- a CDS encoding MFS transporter, with translation MKRFSERQWLVLLLASLQFIILSDYLVVMPMGPILMETFSIRTGQFAGLISIYSIGAIVIAFTTAGWLDRIDRMRSLQAALICFLGISALHGLVDDFRLLGLLRFLAGGVAGLIGSLVMSVVTQTFPSNRRGRVIGIVLSATSVCQIVGIPAGLFLMAKLGWKAPFLLNSVLALLVLIPLLRLTPGGQQALSKQPFGSQMLRITRERHHFKAMLCTLLTMLAGSLVVPFLPLLLVYRFGVPENELSGVYLVAGLVAFVASLLAGKLAERGDGRFGFTVLGLLGVLPLLVLALTTSMPRAAVVAVFALGNALLIVRMIPMNRFIMEYIHPELLGGFQSVNTALMHVGASSAAAIGGLLISVNEGELAGFGSVVAGSIAVLMLVLLLMQFGFRGSSSPTSFPERSP, from the coding sequence ATGAAACGCTTTTCCGAGAGACAATGGCTCGTGCTGCTGCTGGCGAGCCTGCAGTTCATCATCCTGTCCGACTATCTGGTGGTCATGCCGATGGGTCCGATCCTGATGGAAACCTTTTCGATTCGGACCGGGCAGTTTGCGGGCCTGATTTCGATCTACTCGATTGGAGCGATCGTGATCGCCTTTACGACGGCGGGTTGGCTCGACCGGATCGACCGCATGCGGTCCCTTCAGGCTGCTTTGATCTGTTTTCTTGGGATCAGTGCACTTCATGGGCTGGTGGATGACTTCCGGCTATTGGGGTTGCTGCGATTTCTGGCGGGTGGAGTTGCGGGGTTGATCGGCTCACTGGTCATGTCTGTGGTCACTCAAACCTTCCCTTCGAACCGTAGGGGACGTGTGATCGGCATCGTGCTGAGCGCGACCTCGGTGTGCCAGATCGTGGGCATCCCCGCTGGACTGTTCCTGATGGCGAAGTTGGGCTGGAAGGCCCCATTCCTGCTCAACAGTGTTTTGGCGCTCCTGGTGCTCATCCCATTGCTGCGACTGACACCTGGCGGACAACAAGCCCTTTCAAAACAACCCTTCGGTTCGCAAATGCTGCGCATCACGCGCGAACGTCATCATTTCAAGGCGATGCTATGCACCCTGCTCACCATGCTGGCGGGCAGTTTGGTTGTTCCCTTCCTACCGCTGTTGCTGGTCTATCGCTTTGGTGTACCCGAGAACGAACTGAGTGGGGTCTACCTGGTGGCTGGGTTGGTGGCTTTTGTTGCATCCCTGTTGGCCGGCAAACTGGCAGAGCGTGGCGACGGGCGATTCGGATTCACGGTTCTCGGACTGCTGGGTGTGCTTCCGCTGCTGGTATTGGCACTCACAACTTCAATGCCGCGTGCGGCAGTGGTTGCTGTGTTTGCACTGGGCAATGCCCTGTTGATCGTGCGCATGATTCCGATGAACCGCTTCATCATGGAATACATTCATCCCGAACTATTGGGCGGTTTTCAGAGCGTCAATACCGCACTCATGCATGTGGGAGCTTCGAGCGCAGCTGCGATTGGTGGGCTGTTGATCTCGGTGAACGAAGGCGAATTGGCTGGATTTGGAAGTGTGGTTGCAGGATCGATTGCCGTGCTGATGCTTGTCCTGTTGCTCATGCAGTTTGGTTTCCGGGGTTCGTCATCTCCAACTTCATTCCCTGAACGCTCGCCCTGA
- a CDS encoding sodium/solute symporter (Members of the Solute:Sodium Symporter (SSS), TC 2.A.21 as described in tcdb.org, catalyze solute:Na+ symport. Known solutes for members of the family include sugars, amino acids, nucleosides, inositols, vitamins, urea or anions, depending on the system.) yields MVLSFLDWSLFLLFFAVVIGISLFKSRGSASGEEDYFLAGRGLPWWLIGVSIVAANISTEQFVGMAGQGAGSVGLAVSWWQLMGSIGIVIIAFTLLPRFLKAGIYTMPEYLEYRYNVLARSIFAILTVIIYVVVLLTAVLFSGGLTLHTIFGMDLKIAVWLIGAAAALYTAWGGLKAVAWADLIQGIALLAGGLVVFFLGLAACGGWSGFTQANANKLHMVLPANDPNLPWTGVLSGMWIVLLYYCGLNQFIVQRNLAARTLRDGQLGMIFAGGLWLLVPFAIVMPGIMAFQLYPGSLAETPDKAYPILISNLLPAGMRGFLLAALAGAITSSLASMLNSASTIFSLDVVQRLFHRSAGHAQMVWLGRISVIVFVCIACLLAPMLADPKFGGVFQFIQQFQGYIWPGVVAAFLFGMIVKRTPASAGVFALIAGPIFYGIFQVATPGIHFLIHVCITFFILVAIMALITLIRPLDKPRSLPVREELDLQSEPYVKVLGGTVILAVGVFLLIFW; encoded by the coding sequence ATGGTATTGTCGTTTCTGGACTGGAGCCTGTTTCTGCTTTTTTTTGCCGTGGTCATTGGTATTAGCCTGTTCAAGAGCCGTGGAAGCGCATCGGGCGAAGAAGACTACTTTCTGGCCGGCAGAGGTCTTCCCTGGTGGTTGATTGGGGTTTCCATTGTAGCCGCAAACATTTCCACGGAACAATTTGTCGGTATGGCAGGTCAGGGTGCTGGCTCTGTCGGATTGGCCGTGAGCTGGTGGCAGCTGATGGGATCGATTGGCATTGTGATCATTGCCTTCACCTTATTGCCCCGGTTTCTGAAGGCTGGTATCTACACGATGCCGGAGTATCTCGAATACCGCTACAATGTTCTGGCACGGTCGATTTTTGCAATTCTCACTGTCATCATCTACGTGGTTGTACTGCTGACGGCCGTCTTGTTTTCGGGCGGATTGACCTTGCACACGATCTTCGGGATGGATCTGAAAATCGCGGTATGGCTCATTGGTGCGGCGGCAGCACTCTACACCGCATGGGGTGGGCTGAAGGCCGTTGCCTGGGCCGACCTCATTCAGGGGATTGCACTGTTGGCCGGAGGCCTGGTGGTCTTCTTCCTCGGACTCGCCGCGTGCGGCGGTTGGAGCGGGTTTACTCAAGCCAATGCAAACAAACTGCATATGGTCCTTCCTGCAAATGACCCAAATCTACCGTGGACCGGCGTGCTCTCCGGTATGTGGATCGTACTGCTGTATTACTGTGGACTGAATCAGTTCATCGTGCAGCGGAATTTGGCAGCAAGGACGCTTCGGGACGGACAACTGGGAATGATTTTTGCCGGTGGGCTGTGGTTGCTGGTGCCCTTCGCCATCGTCATGCCTGGCATCATGGCTTTTCAGCTTTATCCGGGATCCCTCGCAGAAACCCCCGATAAAGCCTATCCAATACTGATTTCCAATTTGCTACCCGCCGGGATGAGGGGATTCCTGCTTGCGGCACTGGCGGGGGCGATCACCAGTTCCCTTGCTTCCATGCTCAACTCTGCATCGACGATTTTCAGCCTCGACGTGGTGCAACGCCTCTTTCACCGCAGCGCGGGCCATGCACAGATGGTATGGCTGGGACGCATCTCCGTCATCGTGTTTGTCTGTATCGCTTGTCTGCTCGCACCCATGCTCGCAGATCCAAAGTTTGGTGGGGTCTTCCAGTTCATTCAGCAGTTTCAGGGCTACATCTGGCCCGGGGTAGTGGCTGCGTTTCTGTTTGGAATGATCGTGAAAAGGACGCCCGCTTCGGCTGGCGTGTTTGCACTGATAGCCGGTCCCATTTTCTATGGGATTTTTCAGGTTGCCACACCGGGGATTCACTTCCTCATTCATGTTTGCATCACCTTTTTCATCCTTGTTGCGATCATGGCACTGATTACCCTGATCCGCCCTCTTGACAAACCCCGGTCCCTGCCCGTGCGGGAGGAACTGGACCTGCAGTCGGAACCCTATGTCAAGGTGTTGGGCGGCACCGTCATCCTCGCTGTTGGAGTCTTTCTTCTGATCTTTTGGTAG
- a CDS encoding sugar-binding domain-containing protein, with protein sequence MTLTFKFRNLGYGVPWCAALLVCQLALMTCFPVLCIHAQEFSLPLQGKWELALEEGSSSRHSPAGLAFLQQVDLPGTLNRAGIGEPDQTKPEKVREVMLFLKAKHEFVGTAWYRKTIHVPAHAESMRAVLLMERVMWKSSVFVNGTLVSEADSLSTPHEHDLTDVLKPGANELVIAVDNTRQYDLNSHDMAHGYTQQTQIMWNGVLGDFAIHFLPTTGLGSLRIDADPETRVVQVITSNTLPAEHQIRLTLTDPQSSEIVRQVFQANPDKRYTFEVPGHVIPWDEFSPALYSLEAELIHADSTVQSITQRFGFRSLVTSGKELRINGRTLYLRGTLECCIFPLTGHPPVSVEEWTQLYQSAKDYGLNHLRFHSWCPPKAAFEAADAVGIYLQVEPPNWSTTFGSDEASAAFIEAEARRIIETYGNHPSFCLMSMGNELQGDFDRMHHLVEALKAKDRRRLYTTTSFTFEKGHGKFPESVDDFFITQYTDKGWVRGQGVFDSQYPDFQTDYSAAVEHLPVPLITHEIGQYSVYPNLKEIDKYTGVLDPVNFKAIRLDLEHKGLLHLAEDYLMASGMLAKILYKEEIERALKTEGISGFQLLDLHDFPGQGTALVGLLDAFWDSKGIIDGAAFRQFCSELVPLIWMPKAVYRSSEVLELEFGVANHLPEAMKQALRVELLDAEGKVHFSKETEPRSIPAGKTSRLGNVSIDLSDFRTPASLRLRLSMPQSGHENHWQIWIYPDAEAQQLENGVLVTRDYEEAMQALGAGASVVLSPELEKLNGLEGKFVQVFWSPVHFPDQPGTMGLLIDPEHPAFQSFPTEFHTNWQWWDLCKTSKTLEFGNLNIQPLIRVVDNFFKNRNLTNLFEVKVGKGKLVFSSMDLVSDLESRPEAAQLRTSLLQYMESDAFDPDATLSPDQIKSFLKDT encoded by the coding sequence ATGACCTTGACCTTCAAATTCCGGAACCTTGGATACGGCGTTCCCTGGTGCGCAGCACTGTTGGTTTGCCAGCTGGCATTGATGACCTGCTTTCCCGTTCTCTGCATCCATGCACAGGAGTTTTCCCTTCCACTTCAAGGAAAATGGGAACTGGCGCTGGAAGAAGGATCGAGCAGTCGTCATTCCCCCGCAGGACTGGCCTTTCTGCAGCAGGTGGACTTGCCGGGAACGCTCAACCGTGCAGGCATCGGCGAACCCGACCAAACGAAGCCAGAGAAGGTGCGGGAGGTCATGTTGTTTCTCAAAGCAAAACATGAGTTTGTAGGCACCGCATGGTACCGCAAAACCATCCACGTGCCAGCACATGCCGAATCCATGCGCGCCGTGCTGCTCATGGAGCGGGTGATGTGGAAATCATCCGTTTTTGTCAATGGAACCCTCGTCAGCGAAGCCGACAGTCTTTCCACTCCACACGAGCATGACCTCACCGATGTTCTCAAACCCGGGGCGAATGAGCTGGTCATCGCGGTGGACAACACCCGGCAGTATGATCTCAACAGCCACGACATGGCCCACGGTTACACCCAACAGACCCAAATCATGTGGAACGGTGTGCTGGGGGATTTTGCCATCCATTTCCTTCCCACAACCGGGCTTGGTTCGTTGCGGATTGACGCCGATCCGGAGACCCGTGTGGTGCAAGTGATCACTTCCAACACCCTGCCAGCGGAGCATCAAATCCGCTTAACACTCACCGATCCTCAGTCCTCGGAGATCGTTCGTCAGGTGTTTCAGGCGAACCCGGACAAGCGCTACACGTTCGAGGTGCCCGGCCATGTCATCCCGTGGGATGAGTTTTCACCTGCGCTGTATTCCCTTGAGGCTGAGTTGATCCATGCCGACAGCACCGTGCAATCCATCACGCAACGCTTCGGTTTTCGCTCGCTTGTCACAAGCGGAAAAGAACTTCGGATCAACGGCCGAACCCTCTATCTGCGCGGCACGCTCGAATGCTGCATTTTCCCGCTGACAGGACATCCGCCCGTCTCGGTGGAGGAGTGGACACAGCTCTACCAGTCCGCAAAAGACTATGGACTCAACCACTTGCGCTTCCACTCCTGGTGTCCACCCAAGGCAGCGTTTGAAGCTGCAGATGCGGTGGGGATTTACCTCCAGGTGGAGCCTCCCAACTGGAGCACTACCTTCGGGTCCGACGAAGCATCAGCCGCATTCATTGAGGCCGAAGCCCGTCGCATCATCGAAACCTACGGAAACCATCCATCCTTCTGCCTGATGTCCATGGGCAATGAGCTGCAGGGTGACTTCGACCGCATGCACCACCTGGTCGAAGCACTGAAAGCAAAGGACAGGCGTCGGCTCTACACCACCACTTCCTTCACATTTGAAAAGGGACACGGAAAATTCCCGGAGTCCGTGGACGACTTCTTCATCACCCAGTACACCGACAAGGGATGGGTGAGGGGGCAGGGAGTCTTTGACAGCCAGTATCCCGATTTCCAAACCGACTACAGCGCAGCAGTGGAGCATTTGCCAGTGCCGCTGATCACCCATGAGATCGGTCAGTATTCCGTGTATCCGAATCTCAAGGAAATCGACAAGTATACGGGTGTGCTGGACCCGGTCAATTTCAAGGCGATCCGCCTGGACCTGGAACACAAGGGTCTGCTGCACCTTGCCGAGGACTACCTGATGGCTAGTGGAATGCTTGCCAAAATCCTCTACAAGGAAGAAATTGAACGCGCCCTGAAAACCGAGGGCATCAGTGGTTTCCAGCTGTTGGACCTGCACGATTTCCCAGGTCAGGGCACCGCACTGGTTGGACTGTTGGATGCATTCTGGGACTCCAAAGGCATCATTGATGGTGCAGCCTTCCGACAGTTCTGTTCGGAGCTGGTCCCTCTGATCTGGATGCCCAAGGCCGTCTACCGTAGCTCGGAAGTTCTGGAACTCGAATTTGGCGTTGCCAACCACCTCCCCGAAGCCATGAAACAAGCCCTGCGGGTGGAGTTGCTGGACGCGGAAGGCAAGGTGCACTTTTCGAAGGAGACAGAACCCCGCAGTATCCCAGCGGGCAAAACGTCCCGCCTGGGTAACGTATCCATCGATCTCTCGGACTTCCGCACCCCTGCAAGCCTGCGCTTGCGGCTGTCCATGCCTCAAAGCGGCCACGAAAACCACTGGCAGATCTGGATCTACCCGGATGCCGAAGCGCAGCAACTGGAAAATGGGGTTCTGGTGACCCGTGACTATGAGGAAGCGATGCAAGCTCTCGGGGCTGGGGCAAGCGTTGTTTTAAGCCCTGAACTGGAGAAACTCAATGGCCTGGAGGGCAAGTTTGTGCAGGTGTTCTGGAGTCCGGTCCATTTTCCAGATCAACCCGGAACCATGGGGCTGCTGATCGATCCGGAACACCCTGCTTTCCAAAGTTTCCCCACCGAATTTCACACCAACTGGCAGTGGTGGGACCTCTGCAAAACGTCCAAGACCCTCGAATTTGGGAACCTCAACATCCAACCGCTGATTCGGGTCGTCGACAACTTTTTCAAAAACCGCAACCTGACCAACCTCTTCGAAGTCAAGGTCGGCAAAGGGAAGCTCGTTTTCAGTTCGATGGACCTCGTGTCCGATCTCGAATCGAGGCCGGAGGCCGCGCAACTGCGTACAAGCCTCCTGCAATACATGGAATCGGATGCGTTCGACCCCGATGCCACGCTCAGCCCGGACCAGATCAAGTCATTTCTGAAGGACACATGA
- a CDS encoding sensor histidine kinase yields MLSTLVLRCKIAKLGLPKQPQSLHIFTNIHHIFVCLLFLFAMTASSSEELASQSATPLTTAAQVRALSEAAASQALPVELLGVYMGSADPQGIAFILQDESEGIYIQAPAEQLTDIGRGDLLRIEGVSHPGGFAPIVLAQRVEKCGTRAIPEPRKVSLEELHAGQLDAQWVEFSGIVRSVQPKALTDAPPPPPGTRYTVPTSADPTLSNKVKLKLASGLARVMVEVDGPLDPEQYVDARVCLRGLCFNLHNRNRQYVKPFIQVPEGAHITILEAPVENLFEREPERIGNLLRFGPENDSQGRRVHLQGVVVHYRPGVGLWVRDGEHCLRVESLQIEELQPGDVVDVLGFPVPGEYSPVLEDAVFRKRTTQSSPAPLVIYNVSDALRNDANLVQLDARLVEVRPVPGGWELSLDWQGQVIRAHWYHPGESAPTDEWLPDSIVRVVGVCAVLADEPGPLGGLWIPSSFQILLRSPTDVSVLEPPPWWNAERIAWMLSAFLVAALVMIAAIVWISRQHMRDQEHQRAMAEAEFSAILNERNRVAREIHDTLSQGLGSISMQLELARTHADELSSEVRNHLGTAHRLTREALAEARNSIWNMRSHVLEKGDLVDALSRILDQLTKGLEVIAEVRAEGNRRRLSPMVENNLLRIGQEGITNAIKHAQPSRIELTLAYEPRRVRLYIRDDGIGFEAAKQTRPQSGSFGLVGIRERVHLLGGSVDMQSSPGSGTTICVTVQV; encoded by the coding sequence ATGCTCTCGACGCTTGTCCTGCGGTGTAAAATCGCTAAGCTGGGCCTACCGAAACAACCCCAATCCCTGCACATCTTCACCAACATTCATCACATTTTTGTCTGCTTACTGTTTCTGTTTGCGATGACCGCCTCGAGTTCGGAGGAATTGGCTTCACAGTCCGCAACTCCACTCACGACGGCGGCGCAGGTGCGGGCATTGAGTGAAGCCGCAGCGAGCCAGGCACTGCCGGTCGAGCTGCTGGGAGTTTACATGGGCAGTGCGGATCCCCAGGGCATTGCGTTTATCCTGCAGGATGAAAGCGAAGGCATTTACATTCAGGCACCAGCGGAGCAGTTGACGGACATTGGGCGTGGCGATCTGTTGCGCATTGAGGGGGTGTCGCATCCGGGAGGATTTGCGCCAATCGTGCTGGCACAGCGGGTGGAAAAATGTGGAACCCGTGCGATCCCCGAACCCCGCAAAGTCTCGCTTGAGGAATTGCATGCGGGTCAGCTGGATGCGCAGTGGGTGGAGTTCAGTGGCATCGTGCGCAGCGTGCAGCCCAAGGCATTGACGGATGCGCCCCCACCTCCTCCGGGCACTCGCTATACGGTTCCGACGTCTGCAGATCCAACCCTTTCCAACAAGGTCAAACTCAAACTGGCATCCGGACTCGCACGCGTGATGGTGGAGGTCGACGGTCCGCTCGATCCCGAGCAGTACGTGGATGCGCGCGTGTGCCTTCGCGGGCTTTGTTTCAACCTGCACAACCGCAATCGCCAGTATGTAAAACCCTTTATCCAGGTGCCCGAAGGTGCGCACATTACGATTTTGGAAGCGCCAGTTGAGAACTTGTTTGAGCGGGAACCCGAACGCATTGGGAACTTGTTGCGCTTTGGTCCCGAGAATGACAGTCAGGGTCGGCGCGTACACCTGCAGGGTGTGGTGGTGCACTATCGTCCGGGCGTGGGACTTTGGGTGCGAGATGGAGAGCATTGCCTGCGTGTGGAAAGTTTGCAAATCGAAGAGCTGCAGCCCGGAGATGTCGTGGATGTGCTGGGATTTCCGGTCCCAGGGGAATACAGTCCGGTTCTGGAGGATGCGGTCTTTCGCAAGCGCACGACGCAGTCTTCACCGGCTCCGCTGGTCATTTACAATGTTTCAGATGCCTTGCGCAATGACGCCAATCTTGTCCAGCTGGATGCGCGACTCGTGGAGGTGCGGCCAGTTCCGGGGGGATGGGAGTTGTCGCTGGATTGGCAGGGGCAGGTGATTCGCGCGCACTGGTATCACCCGGGTGAGAGTGCCCCGACCGATGAATGGTTGCCCGACAGCATTGTGCGGGTGGTGGGTGTTTGTGCTGTGCTCGCCGACGAACCCGGCCCGCTGGGCGGGTTGTGGATTCCGAGTTCCTTTCAGATTCTACTGCGTTCCCCAACTGACGTGAGTGTGCTTGAACCTCCCCCCTGGTGGAATGCCGAACGCATCGCCTGGATGCTCTCGGCATTTCTGGTTGCGGCACTGGTCATGATCGCTGCAATTGTCTGGATTTCGCGACAGCACATGCGGGATCAGGAACACCAGCGCGCGATGGCCGAAGCGGAATTTTCCGCCATTCTCAATGAGCGCAACCGCGTCGCACGGGAAATTCACGATACGCTCTCTCAGGGACTGGGTTCGATTTCGATGCAGCTTGAACTTGCGCGCACGCATGCAGATGAGTTGAGCAGTGAGGTGCGCAATCACTTGGGGACCGCACATCGCCTCACACGTGAGGCCTTGGCCGAAGCACGCAACTCGATCTGGAATATGCGATCACACGTGCTCGAAAAGGGTGATTTGGTGGATGCACTCAGCCGCATTCTGGATCAGCTCACCAAGGGTCTTGAGGTCATTGCGGAGGTCCGAGCAGAAGGAAACCGTCGCCGTCTCTCGCCCATGGTGGAGAACAATCTGTTGAGGATCGGACAGGAGGGCATCACCAACGCGATCAAGCACGCGCAGCCCTCCCGTATCGAACTCACGCTTGCCTACGAACCCCGACGAGTGCGCCTTTACATTCGCGATGATGGCATCGGATTTGAGGCTGCGAAGCAGACTCGCCCACAGAGCGGCAGCTTCGGCCTTGTGGGCATTCGCGAACGGGTCCATCTGCTCGGAGGCAGTGTCGACATGCAAAGTTCGCCCGGTTCCGGTACCACCATTTGCGTTACGGTACAGGTGTAG
- a CDS encoding response regulator transcription factor codes for MKKDSVPSFTKPVVTRATPETLIRVLVVDDHPSMRMGLTALINGQPGMEVVAEASDGEEAIEVFEDVQPDVVLMDLRMPGLGGVEATLAILKKSPDARIIILSTYDWDEDIHLAIQSGAKSYLLKDTSVEDIAYTIHRVHEGDKTLSEQVEKRLAERLQREQLTEREREVLESLIKGRSNKEIATSLFISEQTVKSHLKTLFAKLNVSDRTEAAVAAIRHGIVHLD; via the coding sequence ATGAAAAAGGATTCCGTCCCAAGCTTCACAAAACCCGTGGTGACCCGTGCAACCCCAGAAACCCTGATTCGCGTGCTGGTCGTGGATGACCATCCGTCGATGCGCATGGGGTTGACTGCCCTGATCAACGGTCAGCCGGGCATGGAAGTCGTGGCAGAGGCCAGTGACGGGGAGGAAGCGATCGAGGTCTTCGAAGATGTGCAGCCCGATGTCGTTTTGATGGACCTGCGCATGCCGGGTCTGGGTGGGGTCGAGGCCACACTCGCCATTCTCAAAAAATCCCCTGATGCGCGCATCATTATCCTTTCGACCTACGATTGGGACGAGGACATCCACCTCGCGATCCAGTCGGGTGCAAAGTCCTACCTGCTCAAAGACACTTCCGTTGAGGACATTGCTTATACCATCCATCGCGTACACGAGGGTGACAAAACACTCTCCGAACAGGTGGAAAAGCGATTGGCCGAGCGCCTGCAGCGGGAGCAGTTGACTGAGCGTGAGCGCGAGGTGCTGGAGTCCTTGATCAAAGGCCGCAGCAACAAGGAAATCGCTACGAGTCTCTTCATCTCGGAACAGACCGTAAAGTCCCACCTCAAGACCCTCTTTGCGAAGCTGAACGTCAGCGACCGCACCGAAGCTGCCGTCGCCGCCATCCGCCACGGCATCGTGCATCTGGACTGA